Within the Littorina saxatilis isolate snail1 unplaced genomic scaffold, US_GU_Lsax_2.0 scaffold_263, whole genome shotgun sequence genome, the region acacacacacacacacacacgggcacacactgactgaccgtcacacacacacacacgggcacacagtgacacacacacacaccccttgaactgacacacacacacgcacacacaactgaacacacacatacacacactgatcatcagtttatatatttttgggggtatctcttattttctctaTAATTATGAGCCTTGTCACAGTACAGTGTACACGAGAGACTGCATTGCCcgtgcgttgagcagagaaagtaggtcattctAACCTGACTATTTAGCGCGGTCAGATTTTAGTTTTCTTCTATATTCCTTTGCACTTTTGCTGGGGTACTGGCCGAGTTAATCGTTTTCCCATGTGTGTGGGACCTGTAAGGAATTCGAAGCGGCGAAGGACCACAGATAGGCATTTgttctactcccccccccccccccctccccgaaacatccgtccgagatggtggctactgactggacttgcaactttctcaacttgtacagtacgaactgcagtgactcgaatttgagttttgggatttctcttgctctaccttttctgataatgttttacttAGCTCGTGTTTAGatgagatagatagataatttattgccaagtgtacaatacatgaatgaacataaaaaatacacgaggaaagcagcttgctgtgtgataaaaacaaaaataaatagcattcatacatcactggcgcgtAGCATCATACATAGAGCAGCTTAGCCGTTTTTCTCTCCCTTTGCCACCGCGTGGCGGCGCTGCGGTAAACTGGGGCCAAATCTAACTTCCTGCTTGCTAGGCTCACGTTCTACAAAACAACACTTGCAGCTGATTTTTTACGCGCAAAGATGAAGAAATTCGGCGACATGCAGCTTTCTGATCTTCGGGATGAGTGTAGGAAACGAGGAGCCAAAATTGACGGGCGTAAACAAGATCTTGTGGAGAGGTAAGTGAAAGAAAACTCATTTGTTTATCTCGGCTAGTCGTCTGCTACAGGCACAAGACAAACTATCGCTGCCTTTCTCATTCTGATTCTGCTTTAAATCGCGTTGTGTTGTAAACATTTTCAGGTGAAATCAATGTATTATGAAAGAAAGGGATTCAACGAACACCCATTAGACAGTATGGAAACAGAAGCAAAGACCGGAGAAATTGGGCAGCGAGTGGGAGACAAGCTAGATCAAGCTAGATCTATCTCAACTTCCCATCCCACTGCATTCACTGTTGAGATTGATAAACAAttttggcgagagagagagagagagagagaggccgggGATGAAGTGGGGTGGGGTGAACTTTGTAACTGCAAAAAACAACTTGGAAACCGTTTGTTTTTGGTGTGAAAGTTCAACAGTGCAGCTTGTTATAAAACTGAAAGAGTAATGACCAtaataaaatatatgttttTGTGCTGTCTGACAGAGAACAAAATTACAGCTATGTACTTTGCTTCCATTTGTATCAAAATACTGTATTAattaaatcttctttttttccagaCTGGAAGCATACGCAAGAAACAGCAATTTTGGCAGCACAACAACCCTGGAGAAGGAGTAGGCAATGACAGTGCCTGACAGCAGTCTCTACAGGGACATCAACCTGGGCTCCCCGATACCAATCATCACAGCGAGAGGTGTGGCTGCCTACCTGTCCCACAACGGAGCAAAATTGACCACCATTGCAAAGGACATGTACAAGGAAAGGTACCTGACCCATTGTAGATTTGCACCTGgacactctaataattttttttatcaaatctAAATGTCAGGCACAAATGAAGACACAAGTTAATTACATTGTTGATGTTGAAATTGACGCTGTTGTGGGCTACAGAGAGGACCAGGAGGCTACACTCCTCAAACTTTGGCCGTGTGTGTAAGTTAACAAGTAGAAGTGACATCACAGCTCTAGCAAAAAAATGGACATACAGACAGCCAACATGCAATGCACCCTCAATCAAACACGGACAGAAATACGAATTTAAAGCCCTACACAAATTTGCGGCAGCCACagtggtttgtatgtatgtaaaaCTTATCCATTCTTGGGGGCGTCACCAGATGCTATTATTGAAGAAGAGGGTGGGTCACAGTCAGTGGTGGAAGTGAAATGCCCCTTCAGTGCAAAAGATCTACCCATTTCAGAGAACAATGTTCCATACCTAGAAAAAAAGTAAGGCTGCTACAAACTGAAAAAGTCGCATGACTATTTCTACCAAGTTCAAGGCCAGATGTGTGTAGGAGCACAGTTAGCATACTTTGTAGTGTACACTTTCAAAGACCTGGTGATACTGGAAATTCCAAAAGATGATGATTTCATCACATCAATGGTTGAGAAGTTGCAGCAGttctttgacaaccatttcaaACTTGCTCTACTTGAGACAAATCTGTACAGAGACTTTGTTGCTGATGAAACAGCTGAGGCCGATCAAGGTGAATCGGAGTGATGGACATGGTTGATTTCAGTCTTAAAATTTATAGTATCACCATGTTTTGAAAGTATTACTTGTTAGTGTATCACATAGAtacccccccttccccacacacacttttttttttgtatactGAGCAAAACGTATACTGAACCCACCCCATActtaaaacacttttttttgtatAAAGAGTTTGTTTGTTACTGGCTGTAGGTGTGTAGTAAGTTAGTCTGCAACTTTGAGTGTTATCTTGATAAAGTCAATGTTAAGTTTATATGGGTTAATTTAACAGACATCTGGTGACGCACCAAAGAATGGTACAAGTTTACAGTATTTCTGAGATTGATGATTTTGCTTAAAGATAAACACACATAAGGTTGCAAAATTATGtattgtgttggtgtgtgttgctAATGTTATTGTCAATCcgtaaaacaaaacacattcaAAAAATCTCCCTCAGGCATACATGTTTAAACAAAACAGATTCTTCAAAGTATGACACATTTATTTACACACCGTGAAACCTTGATCATGCAACAGTGAATATGTTCTGTAGATTAAAATAAAGAATGATAAAGCTATACCAAAAAAGAAAGCATTTTGAGATGCACAGAGCATAGTTGGTATGCGAGCATAGTTGGTAtgcatattgtgtgtgtgcacacaatGGATACTTATAAGTTATATGATTATTAATGATAAATCTCATTACTGTTTGGGTCTTGTAAGAACACAGACAATGTTAAACTGTATCCTGTTGGTGGTTGTAGGTAGCAGATACAATGTGAAGCTGAATAGTCTAATAGAGATTCTTAAAGTATATTTGAAATTACTGTTtggcatgttttgtttgttattaaATGGCATATGCCTTGGATTTGGATGAAATGGAAATtaatatgaagtaaagtttcaAAGTAAATCCATGGAATTCTGTTTCAAGTGTTCAAAGTTTTTttgaatgtgcgtgtgtctgctttttaaagaagaaaaaaaaaggctaCCTTTCTTTGCCAGTAATGACTACTATTAAAGGAAAACTTTGTAGTTTCAGATGTTTCAATGCTACTTCACCacattcattaaaaaaatcacTGCCTGAATCTATATCTGTTATTTATTCACacatttcttttcttcattGACTGAATGATAAATACAGATGGTGCTTTTGCCTTTTCAAATCCACTGGCATTGGTGTTACGCAAAGCGACTGACCACTGTTTTTCTGAAGTTACACAGATAAAAGCATACTGTGATGATTCTGGATGCAAGTCTTGTCTCTAACAGGTTAAGTTTATGTTGACAGATGGTGTAAACTTTGGCCATGCCAATTATTCTTTCAACATGCACCCTCTTGCTGGcaatttttctgtctttttgcaAGGTAGCAACACCTAGCctgtttttcttcttaaaaAATGCTGGTATGTTGATCAGTACATTTCTTGGTGCAAAAATGTCTTGAACGTTAAACCCCTTGTCAGCCATAATGGAGTCCCCACTTTCACAAAGAAGGGGTAGTGGGCTGCGCTCAACAATCTGTCTGTCACTTGTGGAACCCCCATATGCATCAGACACATATGATGTTAGACCACTAGGGGTGACACCTACCAATACTTTTACTGTGTTGCCATGTTTATAGGTGGAGAAACTAGCTTTCTGTGCTCTTGGGTTTGATGGCTGTTTTACCCTCACTTCTGTCGCATCAACAATGACCCTTGTGGTAGGAAATTTGAGTTTAAAATCTGTCGGGCAGAAGTGGGTTACTAAATGACGATCTGGCCACCAATTTATTTCTCCCCACTGAAGGTAGCAGAAGTTTACCCATGTTACAAAAACATTCTGCACAGTAAACTCTGACACACCAAACATTCTTGCTAATTCAATATGTGGGTAATGCCGCCTCAATTTAACGAGCATCAAAAGGAACTGATTTtcaacagacaaacaagcacAAGATTTAGAATAAGCATATTTGAGACAGTTAATGTTTTC harbors:
- the LOC138957485 gene encoding uncharacterized protein, giving the protein MPSTCCCVYGCSNRSGHLFPKDPNRRKQWETAVKREKEKKNWKATNCSIVCKEHFLPSDYHASDFGTDGLPRKQKYLKKTAVPSIFHWTKIRTPAQNSREERLSKRRKLQTEKKDAEWESLHAEENESYEPDIIIQDEEFIIEAEVEIDSTEVNASDTVESNPAPCSSTDSYFFPTSSTTTSHEFGPQVETVQACQGTKGINSVQQPYLCIDSIKHSDKFVHHYTGLESYSIFQHALWSLGENINCLKYAYSKSCACLSVENQFLLMLVKLRRHYPHIELARMFGVSEFTVQNVFVTWVNFCYLQWGEINWWPDRHLVTHFCPTDFKLKFPTTRVIVDATEVRVKQPSNPRAQKASFSTYKHGNTVKVLVGVTPSGLTSYVSDAYGGSTSDRQIVERSPLPLLCESGDSIMADKGFNVQDIFAPRNVLINIPAFFKKKNRLGVATLQKDRKIASKRVHVERIIGMAKVYTICQHKLNLLETRLASRIITVCFYLCNFRKTVVSRFA